The Bacteriovorax sp. Seq25_V genome includes a region encoding these proteins:
- a CDS encoding TM0106 family RecB-like putative nuclease, translating to MQKKDDKFILSAGDINGFLNCKRLTELDTLVANKELIAPEFSNPHLKIMQERGFEHEKSYVDYLIEQGLSFESAEVGVGEDGYQKTISLMKKGVDVITQGVLRLDGWYGRSDVLKKVLMKSKLGDYSYIALDTKLSRETKAGSILQLCLYSEMLEEIQGILPEVMFVITPEDDDTFNEECYRVDDYQAYYRLVKSKLLESLGNIQAYPEPVGHCDVCRWWESCSKRRRDDDHLSIVANITKSQRKDLESIGINTMKAFASANIDDFKKLPSGTNLRSLELSKEQARVQVQARESGELVSEFMPFEDGRGLSRLPEPSAGDLFFDIEGDTFVGRHGIEYLLGLTYFDNGSQKYQGFWAIKPSLEKQAFTELMEFILQRNREFPDFHIYHYAAYEPGAIKRLAQRYSIYEEEVDNLLRADKFVDLYGVVRQGIRASVEKYSIKDLEAFTGYERKIALNDMIIHKRALEHNLELSRYDDINEAMINAVQLYNQDDTDSTLVLRNWLEKKRSEAIDAGNEILRPEAPELNVSEEIRERDQRLIDIKNALIAGIDFDSDLSREEEVKVLLGDLVSFYRREEKVALWELFRLRVMNEAELLEDKSGLAGLQLKERVAPTGRARTYTDVYTYPYQEADFRSGDEIFECGGVKVGTLVEYNPYERTVRVKKTAATNDLHPTSIFRFSIVRANELEESSIKVCEEIIENGMTDKKYKAIKDILLKKNPDCSVQIQVPENSSVLDHAYNIVSSLDSSYLPIQGPPGAGKSYTGSHLIQHLLKQGKKVGVSAISHKVINGLLTSTKKLVGDEFQIIHKVSDQTVEYDYRVTKKNPDCEALANGEEPVLIGGTSWLFARDGMEQTLDYLFIDEGGQLSLANLLSISRSAKNLIILGDCQQLEQPIQAAHPDGADLSALEYIQGESATIPEDKGLFLAKTFRLHPGICKFNSELFYENRLYSTEGNEGQNVTGPMNLKPLMYLETVHTGNSNYSLEEVERIDQLINDLVKKEHEFSIFNNKTQKLETKVLGLEHIMVVAPYNAQVQRLKDKLPDGVEIGTVDKFQGREAPIVIYSVTTSSPEDAPRGMDFLYSQSRLNVASSRAQCSFIMVANKEIFEPSCKSPAQMKLANAYCRFLEFSLNR from the coding sequence ATGCAAAAAAAAGACGACAAATTTATTCTCTCCGCTGGAGATATTAACGGTTTTTTAAACTGTAAAAGACTGACTGAATTAGACACTCTTGTAGCTAATAAAGAACTTATTGCTCCTGAATTTAGTAATCCTCACTTGAAAATTATGCAAGAACGTGGCTTTGAGCATGAAAAAAGCTATGTGGATTATTTAATTGAGCAAGGCCTATCGTTTGAAAGTGCGGAAGTCGGGGTCGGGGAAGATGGATATCAAAAAACTATTTCTCTGATGAAGAAAGGTGTCGATGTTATTACTCAAGGAGTATTGAGGCTTGATGGATGGTATGGACGTAGTGATGTACTTAAAAAAGTCCTCATGAAGTCTAAACTTGGTGATTACAGCTATATTGCATTAGATACAAAGCTCTCTAGAGAAACAAAGGCCGGGTCAATTTTACAATTGTGTTTATATTCAGAAATGTTGGAAGAGATACAAGGTATTTTGCCTGAGGTGATGTTTGTTATCACACCTGAGGATGATGATACGTTTAATGAAGAGTGTTATCGTGTTGATGATTATCAAGCCTACTATAGATTAGTTAAAAGTAAGCTTCTGGAGTCCTTGGGAAACATTCAAGCTTACCCTGAACCAGTAGGTCATTGTGATGTGTGTAGATGGTGGGAGAGTTGTTCTAAAAGAAGGCGTGATGATGATCACTTGTCCATTGTTGCGAATATTACTAAATCACAGAGAAAAGATCTAGAAAGTATTGGCATTAATACGATGAAGGCCTTTGCCTCAGCGAATATAGATGATTTCAAGAAGCTTCCTTCTGGTACTAATTTAAGATCTTTAGAGCTTTCAAAAGAACAAGCGAGAGTTCAAGTTCAAGCAAGAGAAAGTGGCGAATTAGTTTCAGAGTTTATGCCATTTGAGGACGGAAGAGGTCTAAGTCGCTTACCAGAGCCAAGCGCAGGAGATTTATTCTTTGATATCGAAGGTGACACATTTGTTGGACGTCATGGTATCGAGTATCTGCTGGGATTAACATATTTTGATAATGGAAGTCAGAAGTATCAAGGCTTTTGGGCGATAAAACCTTCTCTCGAAAAACAAGCTTTCACTGAACTCATGGAATTCATTTTACAACGAAATAGAGAATTTCCTGATTTTCATATCTATCATTATGCAGCCTATGAACCGGGAGCTATTAAGAGATTAGCTCAAAGATATAGTATATATGAGGAAGAAGTAGACAACTTATTGAGGGCAGATAAGTTTGTAGATCTTTATGGAGTTGTTAGGCAAGGTATTAGAGCAAGTGTTGAGAAGTACTCTATAAAGGACTTAGAAGCTTTTACTGGATATGAAAGAAAGATCGCTCTTAATGATATGATCATTCATAAAAGAGCATTAGAACATAATTTAGAGCTGAGTCGCTATGATGATATCAATGAGGCGATGATAAATGCTGTTCAATTGTACAATCAGGATGATACAGATTCAACTCTTGTATTAAGGAATTGGCTAGAAAAAAAGCGGTCCGAAGCAATAGATGCGGGTAATGAAATCTTAAGACCTGAAGCTCCAGAGCTAAATGTAAGTGAGGAGATAAGAGAGAGAGATCAAAGGTTAATTGATATTAAAAATGCTCTAATCGCAGGCATTGATTTTGATAGCGATTTAAGTAGAGAGGAAGAAGTAAAAGTTTTATTAGGTGATCTTGTCTCATTCTACAGAAGAGAAGAAAAAGTTGCATTATGGGAGCTGTTTAGACTTCGTGTGATGAACGAAGCAGAACTACTTGAAGATAAGTCAGGCCTTGCAGGTCTTCAATTAAAGGAACGTGTCGCCCCAACAGGGAGGGCGAGAACATATACTGATGTATATACTTATCCTTATCAAGAAGCAGATTTTAGATCGGGGGATGAAATCTTTGAGTGCGGAGGTGTGAAAGTCGGAACGCTTGTAGAATATAATCCTTATGAAAGAACGGTAAGAGTAAAAAAGACTGCTGCTACAAATGATCTTCATCCAACATCGATATTTCGGTTCTCCATTGTCCGAGCAAATGAATTAGAAGAAAGTAGTATTAAAGTATGCGAAGAAATAATTGAAAATGGAATGACGGATAAAAAATATAAGGCTATTAAAGATATTCTTTTGAAAAAGAATCCGGATTGTAGTGTGCAAATCCAAGTACCTGAAAATAGTTCAGTGCTTGACCATGCCTATAATATTGTTAGCTCTTTGGACAGTTCGTACCTGCCAATTCAAGGACCACCCGGAGCTGGAAAATCATATACAGGAAGTCATCTCATTCAACATTTATTGAAACAAGGAAAGAAGGTCGGAGTAAGTGCGATTAGCCATAAGGTTATTAACGGACTCTTAACGTCGACAAAGAAGCTAGTTGGCGATGAATTTCAGATCATTCACAAGGTAAGTGATCAAACTGTGGAATATGATTATCGAGTGACAAAGAAAAACCCAGATTGTGAAGCACTGGCAAATGGAGAAGAACCGGTCCTTATTGGTGGAACAAGTTGGTTATTCGCTAGAGATGGTATGGAACAAACATTAGACTATCTATTTATCGATGAAGGTGGACAGTTGAGTTTGGCAAACCTGCTTAGTATCTCTAGATCTGCAAAGAATTTGATAATACTTGGAGATTGCCAGCAGCTCGAACAGCCAATTCAAGCGGCCCATCCTGATGGGGCAGATCTTTCGGCCTTAGAATATATTCAAGGGGAGAGTGCAACTATACCAGAGGATAAAGGACTGTTTCTTGCAAAAACCTTTCGTCTTCACCCAGGGATTTGCAAATTTAATAGTGAGTTATTTTACGAGAATAGACTTTATTCAACAGAAGGGAATGAAGGCCAGAATGTTACAGGACCGATGAATTTAAAGCCATTAATGTATCTAGAAACAGTTCATACTGGAAACTCAAATTATTCACTCGAAGAAGTTGAACGTATTGATCAGTTAATTAATGACTTAGTAAAAAAAGAGCATGAATTTTCTATCTTCAATAATAAAACTCAAAAGCTTGAGACTAAAGTTCTTGGTCTTGAGCATATTATGGTCGTGGCTCCTTATAATGCACAAGTGCAACGATTAAAAGATAAACTTCCTGATGGAGTTGAGATAGGAACAGTTGATAAGTTTCAAGGTCGAGAGGCTCCTATTGTTATTTACTCTGTGACAACATCAAGTCCTGAAGATGCTCCACGTGGAATGGATTTTCTTTATTCGCAAAGTCGATTGAATGTAGCATCAAGTAGGGCCCAGTGTTCTTTTATTATGGTTGCGAATAAAGAAATTTTTGAGCCTTCATGCAAGAGTCCAGCGCAGATGAAGTTAGCGAATGCTTATTGTCGGTTTCTTGAGTTTTCTTTAAATAGATAA
- a CDS encoding phospholipase D-like domain-containing protein: MIFLAANLFSDILQKVKKSKTDVTIFSPYVKISVLKELLGFQSSRLKRSIVINLSVQNIVNGSIDLEVLEYCINNNIKVYVNNDLHMKAYIYDMESAHIGSANCTNSGLGTNETPNLELLIYTNELPLHFLYYCNHIIHKSRLLSLDDLKRIYQIINDLEIPNTKIQEVELILKKDEPLKILASELPHTSNVDSIFFYIKNGEIHEDESYILHDIYMFDLQNLNASSLNEFKKKLEFRLFEHPFLKMIFDSFNESINFGMIRRLLEKKCEDDPRPSRIDVNVLINNLINWIESFDSENYEVIQPNHTKILRKK; encoded by the coding sequence GTGATATTTTTAGCCGCTAATCTTTTTAGTGATATTTTACAAAAAGTAAAAAAGAGTAAGACAGATGTGACTATTTTTAGCCCATATGTAAAAATATCGGTACTTAAAGAATTATTAGGTTTTCAAAGCTCACGTCTTAAAAGATCTATAGTCATAAATCTCTCTGTGCAGAATATAGTAAATGGTTCGATCGATCTTGAAGTGTTAGAATACTGTATTAATAATAATATCAAAGTCTATGTGAACAATGATTTACATATGAAAGCATATATCTATGATATGGAATCTGCTCATATTGGTTCAGCAAATTGTACTAATTCAGGTCTAGGGACAAACGAAACACCAAACTTGGAATTACTTATATATACAAATGAGCTTCCACTTCACTTCCTCTATTATTGTAATCATATTATACACAAGTCCAGGCTTCTATCTTTGGATGATCTAAAAAGAATATATCAGATCATTAATGACTTAGAAATTCCGAATACTAAGATTCAAGAAGTTGAGCTCATTTTAAAGAAGGATGAGCCTCTCAAAATCTTAGCATCTGAGTTACCACACACTAGTAATGTAGATTCTATTTTTTTCTATATAAAGAACGGTGAAATACATGAAGACGAAAGCTATATTTTACACGACATCTATATGTTTGATCTTCAGAATTTAAACGCTTCTAGTTTGAATGAATTCAAGAAGAAGCTAGAATTTAGGCTTTTTGAACATCCATTCCTAAAAATGATATTTGATTCTTTTAATGAATCTATAAATTTTGGTATGATTCGAAGGCTTCTTGAAAAAAAATGTGAGGATGATCCTAGACCATCGAGAATTGATGTTAACGTTTTGATAAACAACCTAATTAACTGGATAGAATCTTTTGACAGTGAAAATTATGAAGTTATTCAACCCAATCATACTAAAATATTAAGGAAGAAATAA
- a CDS encoding TerB family tellurite resistance protein — protein sequence MEKIDIYLRVWSLLRVFFYLENKRTAKSIMRFKEILKRWNLGEDAYEIGFFGEEPFERSLEATYKEVNAFSQDLLIGMDEVVLTVLFSDLCDVIYSDGEIGEHEKELLNILKNNWKSVLDKELDSVLKIQPGENILPQNSLVALGYLFLITMKSDGVIDKSEISKLRANLKVWNNENARLILAAINIAENAVESNDILKIFEEQSYFNDEIKNLIVRCLEYLKENEYVGVRRIMYQQLMGVILADSKIHNNERWIREKIREIWDDIEG from the coding sequence ATGGAGAAAATCGACATATATTTACGTGTTTGGTCTCTGTTACGCGTTTTTTTCTATTTGGAAAATAAAAGAACAGCTAAATCTATAATGCGGTTCAAAGAGATATTAAAACGTTGGAATCTAGGAGAAGATGCTTACGAAATCGGATTCTTTGGAGAAGAGCCTTTTGAAAGAAGTTTAGAAGCAACCTATAAGGAAGTGAATGCTTTTTCACAGGATCTTTTGATTGGGATGGATGAAGTTGTTTTAACTGTTTTGTTCTCAGATTTATGTGACGTTATATATTCTGATGGAGAAATTGGAGAACATGAAAAAGAACTTTTGAACATCCTGAAGAACAATTGGAAATCGGTACTAGATAAAGAGCTTGACTCTGTTTTAAAAATTCAGCCAGGAGAAAACATATTGCCTCAGAATTCTCTTGTTGCTTTGGGGTACCTTTTTCTTATAACGATGAAGTCAGATGGGGTTATTGATAAATCAGAGATATCTAAGTTAAGGGCAAATTTAAAAGTATGGAATAATGAAAATGCAAGATTAATACTTGCTGCAATAAATATTGCGGAAAATGCTGTTGAGTCAAATGATATTCTAAAGATATTTGAGGAACAAAGCTACTTTAATGATGAGATTAAAAATCTAATAGTGCGTTGTTTAGAATATTTAAAGGAAAATGAATATGTTGGTGTTCGTAGAATCATGTACCAACAATTGATGGGCGTGATTTTGGCAGATAGCAAGATACATAATAACGAAAGATGGATAAGAGAAAAAATCAGAGAGATTTGGGATGATATCGAGGGATAG
- a CDS encoding DEAD/DEAH box helicase: protein MYKKLEDLLLKCPFEHLQKALGEEIINLAEYINDDLTPRKLVGVTIGGFGKSILELKEVRFILLINNLKSNEILDLGNSIKLSEADPAKMALLIASIPFSVNIKTKKILEALGLSDDYMPKLKSSVESGQEKIYKDKNSFLYEQLDYQYDIRRRLIRHYRQISGSRALIHMPTGAGKTKTAMHIVQELWRYDYNSTGFVLWVAHSEELLRQATETFKDVWRFLGQFDVEIINLWGKFDLPEELPENAIIFGGIQKLQAIAKRSGTEISKISEGLNLVIVDECHKAPASKTYDLLSTLLNSKNVFNKFPNLLGLTATPGRAGGYDIEDVKLRHLFENIKIGINIDLMNNYDPGFEHATNAIELLQRRNILSTFYRDPIHLSMDDLNLSPSEINSLKKSLASDGEKEISSEVMNKIANNKKRNKLIIDKLLDLEKNGVKTIFFACNVNHAKMITAALYLNKVKAGLVLGETNSVEREDVISAFKDNESDMKILINVGVLTTGFDSPNIDCVFIARPVSSVILYSQMIGRGIRGKLMGGKPVCKLIDVIDNINFGDEKWAFNYFDSYWKI from the coding sequence ATGTATAAAAAATTAGAAGATTTACTTTTAAAATGCCCTTTTGAGCATCTTCAAAAAGCGCTAGGTGAAGAGATTATAAATCTTGCAGAATATATTAACGATGACTTGACGCCACGTAAGTTAGTTGGAGTTACTATAGGAGGATTTGGAAAATCGATTTTAGAATTAAAAGAAGTACGCTTTATTTTATTAATTAACAATTTGAAGAGTAACGAAATATTAGATTTAGGAAATAGTATTAAGTTGTCCGAGGCAGACCCCGCGAAAATGGCTTTGCTGATTGCTAGTATTCCATTTTCAGTTAACATCAAGACTAAAAAAATATTGGAGGCTCTTGGTTTAAGTGATGATTACATGCCAAAGTTAAAATCTTCAGTAGAGAGTGGGCAAGAAAAAATTTATAAAGATAAAAATAGTTTTCTCTATGAGCAGCTAGATTATCAGTATGACATAAGACGTAGATTGATTAGGCATTATAGACAAATTTCTGGTAGTCGTGCTCTTATTCATATGCCAACAGGGGCGGGAAAGACGAAAACTGCTATGCACATAGTTCAAGAGTTATGGCGTTATGATTACAATTCGACTGGATTCGTATTGTGGGTTGCTCACTCTGAAGAGCTATTAAGGCAAGCTACTGAGACCTTTAAAGATGTTTGGAGATTTCTTGGCCAGTTCGATGTAGAAATTATCAATCTTTGGGGAAAGTTCGACTTGCCGGAAGAACTACCTGAAAATGCAATTATTTTTGGTGGTATTCAAAAACTACAAGCAATTGCCAAGAGAAGTGGAACGGAGATTAGTAAAATTAGTGAGGGATTAAATCTTGTTATTGTAGATGAATGTCACAAAGCCCCAGCTTCTAAAACTTATGATCTATTATCAACCCTACTAAATAGTAAAAATGTATTTAATAAGTTTCCCAATCTCTTAGGTTTAACTGCTACCCCTGGAAGAGCAGGAGGTTATGATATTGAAGACGTTAAATTAAGACATTTATTCGAGAATATAAAAATAGGTATCAATATTGATTTAATGAATAATTATGATCCTGGCTTTGAACATGCTACAAATGCTATTGAGTTACTCCAAAGGAGAAATATTCTTTCTACTTTTTATCGAGATCCCATACATCTAAGTATGGATGATTTAAACTTATCACCCAGCGAGATAAATTCTTTGAAAAAATCATTAGCATCAGATGGTGAAAAAGAGATTTCTTCAGAGGTAATGAATAAAATTGCGAATAACAAAAAAAGAAATAAGTTGATAATTGATAAGCTTTTAGATTTGGAAAAAAATGGAGTTAAAACTATATTTTTTGCTTGTAATGTCAATCATGCAAAAATGATTACTGCTGCTTTATATTTAAACAAGGTCAAGGCTGGTTTAGTTCTTGGTGAAACAAACTCTGTAGAAAGAGAAGATGTTATTTCTGCATTTAAAGACAACGAATCAGATATGAAAATTTTGATTAATGTAGGAGTACTTACTACTGGCTTTGATAGCCCTAATATTGACTGTGTTTTCATTGCTCGTCCTGTCTCTTCAGTTATTTTATACAGTCAAATGATTGGCCGGGGAATTAGAGGAAAACTGATGGGAGGAAAACCTGTATGTAAGCTAATTGATGTTATAGATAATATAAACTTTGGTGATGAAAAATGGGCATTTAATTATTTTGATTCATATTGGAAAATTTAA
- a CDS encoding ATP-binding protein, which produces MSNIINIKNYTDALRNTGYRNVESAIAEIVDNSLEADASDVLIVCSLDSSSGRRGVEEIAILDNGIGMDIETLEKCLVIGESTRRSRKGMGRFGVGLPQASLHVSPRVEVYSWQKCGDIRLVYLDIEAIKSGKQENVGYEDLAEIPAKYRKYMTNFNFKGKKMDFSESGTLVIWKNCDRLRPRTVAPLFDRFKFLLGRKFRYFVHEGKHNIGLTVCESSEYDELLKPNDPLCIMNDNMILGDLNDPKQIRGDGEPIFEYWENGDVCGEVNLKIPYLDKGGNKKNGTVTVKFSWAKSDFHQAGGESQIGKFIKKNVGVSIVRAGREIDFGKFDFFSDVNEPQHRWWGCEVSFEPELDEVFGVANNKQQVELFELDGDDYIDEEIKPVWFTLNDLINKEISNIFKALKARKKGTRAAVKKTTEEQIVANVEKDNNTTTASSHFKKETSTEDLLKLAKENLVDNGIPDPSEEELKEALSVPVKIQYKDLGDNSTFIEVNSKMGNTWLTINTGSIFYRDLYSKLENYDESVKRALNLILMAYARAEDEAYNNKTLYESFHDVREQWGIKLRKYLKTDYQA; this is translated from the coding sequence ATGTCGAATATAATAAATATTAAGAACTATACTGATGCTTTAAGAAACACCGGTTATCGAAATGTGGAGAGTGCTATCGCTGAAATTGTTGATAATAGTCTAGAGGCTGACGCATCAGATGTTCTCATTGTTTGCTCCTTAGATTCTTCGAGTGGTAGAAGAGGGGTAGAGGAAATTGCTATTCTAGACAATGGCATAGGAATGGATATAGAGACGTTAGAGAAATGCCTTGTTATCGGAGAAAGTACTAGAAGAAGTCGAAAAGGAATGGGACGATTTGGGGTTGGATTACCACAAGCCTCGCTTCATGTTTCTCCTCGAGTAGAAGTATATTCATGGCAAAAATGTGGAGACATACGACTTGTATATTTAGATATTGAAGCTATTAAATCGGGAAAACAAGAGAATGTTGGCTATGAAGATTTAGCTGAGATTCCAGCAAAGTATAGAAAATATATGACCAACTTTAATTTTAAAGGGAAAAAAATGGACTTCTCTGAGTCTGGTACCCTCGTTATCTGGAAAAACTGTGATAGGTTAAGGCCTAGAACTGTTGCTCCATTATTCGATAGGTTTAAGTTTTTACTGGGAAGGAAATTTAGATATTTTGTTCATGAGGGTAAGCACAATATTGGCCTAACAGTCTGTGAATCATCAGAATATGATGAGTTATTAAAGCCTAATGATCCTCTGTGTATAATGAATGATAATATGATCTTAGGTGATTTAAACGATCCCAAGCAAATAAGAGGTGATGGTGAACCAATTTTTGAGTATTGGGAAAACGGTGATGTTTGCGGAGAAGTAAATTTGAAAATTCCTTATCTAGACAAAGGGGGCAATAAAAAAAATGGCACAGTGACAGTAAAGTTTAGTTGGGCGAAGTCTGACTTTCACCAAGCAGGCGGAGAGAGTCAAATTGGTAAATTTATCAAAAAAAATGTTGGTGTTTCAATTGTAAGAGCAGGGAGAGAAATTGATTTCGGAAAATTTGATTTCTTTTCTGATGTAAATGAACCACAACATCGCTGGTGGGGGTGTGAGGTGAGTTTTGAGCCGGAGCTAGATGAAGTTTTTGGTGTTGCAAATAATAAACAGCAAGTAGAATTATTTGAACTTGATGGTGATGATTATATTGACGAAGAGATTAAACCCGTATGGTTTACTTTGAATGACTTAATTAATAAGGAAATTTCAAACATTTTTAAAGCTTTGAAAGCGAGAAAGAAAGGAACAAGGGCAGCTGTCAAAAAGACTACTGAAGAGCAAATTGTTGCAAATGTAGAAAAAGATAATAATACAACAACGGCTTCAAGTCACTTCAAAAAAGAAACTTCCACTGAGGACTTATTAAAATTAGCAAAAGAAAATTTAGTAGATAATGGGATACCTGACCCAAGTGAAGAAGAGCTAAAAGAGGCTTTGTCTGTCCCTGTAAAAATTCAGTATAAAGATCTTGGGGACAATTCTACCTTTATAGAAGTTAATAGTAAAATGGGAAACACTTGGCTTACCATAAATACGGGTTCAATTTTTTATCGTGATCTTTATTCTAAACTAGAGAACTATGATGAATCAGTTAAAAGAGCATTAAATTTAATACTTATGGCTTATGCAAGAGCAGAGGATGAAGCTTACAATAATAAAACATTGTATGAATCATTCCATGACGTGAGAGAGCAATGGGGAATCAAGTTGAGAAAATACTTAAAAACTGATTATCAAGCTTAA
- a CDS encoding DUF262 domain-containing protein, whose translation MTTKYDKFKIKDLIVETLNEKIVLPNFQRDFIWKVEPQQKKLIASVILKMPIGNWLFLMGEKKSFSFRTVGQSDSRFENSNTEEVKFLLDGQQRLSTICSCFSDLYLEGKGSEDGEWELIHEKTFLGLRNRWFLTLHNKNNENLQEFGLQSFNFNDLNGMEPFDLFDNLEVLKVNNKNKNKAGHPSLGNDYPGEAGEKLVKYCVENYKFPLYLVNGQHDFLKNRIIDGIADRRFNEMKDSDYAWKKKEAFISIMKNTRVVSPKEVDKVLEDRDVFIKKLKGLSDVWADKLKNYFKEIMIEEVPVTLLPITEIERAASIFDTMNTAGTPLSTFDLFSAKWAKSSESTLGENIRQSLEKLEEEAIPSFFLKDLQSKKKLTFDKMNLTSSDDSRSLEKVIKDQFLNLLSLNNTRAENLENNEYKRNELEAIKRTTILQLNTSQIDKVYKCTIQGLYRANLFCFYRLGIGGIINLPYTLMILPIAILLAEDKNWNSEKIVARVELWYWVSIFSGHYRDSQNRKAIEDIEHLQKYSSGDVKNFEKRREDIFKNNGYSKLENFLPFDEKTGMREMDLDSCPGAIVSSFLAFQLRKTPRFIIKNTKKMNIIDTIDDKLEKHHLIPLGSTVDKFTSSTSSLRKDKNNILNSVLNLAYVTSSENRSISDMKINEYIKIDNFPLSDYYLQDKIFKTEDWKSKPTIYQALKSRFHAFEDAVNKHLVDLENTID comes from the coding sequence ATGACAACAAAATATGATAAATTTAAAATTAAAGACCTAATTGTTGAAACGCTAAATGAAAAAATTGTTTTACCAAATTTTCAACGTGACTTTATCTGGAAGGTAGAACCACAACAGAAGAAATTAATTGCATCAGTGATTCTCAAAATGCCAATAGGAAACTGGTTGTTTTTAATGGGAGAAAAGAAGTCATTTAGCTTTAGAACTGTTGGACAATCAGATTCTAGATTTGAAAATTCGAATACAGAAGAGGTTAAATTCCTCTTAGATGGTCAACAAAGATTGAGTACTATCTGCTCCTGTTTCTCAGATTTGTATTTGGAGGGGAAGGGATCTGAGGATGGAGAGTGGGAACTAATTCATGAAAAGACATTTTTAGGTCTTAGAAATAGATGGTTTCTAACTCTACATAATAAGAATAATGAAAATTTACAGGAATTTGGGCTACAAAGTTTTAACTTTAATGATTTAAATGGAATGGAGCCTTTTGATTTATTCGATAATTTAGAAGTATTAAAGGTGAATAATAAAAATAAAAACAAAGCCGGTCATCCGTCATTGGGAAATGACTACCCTGGAGAAGCAGGCGAAAAACTTGTAAAATATTGTGTTGAAAATTACAAGTTCCCGCTTTATTTAGTTAACGGTCAACATGATTTTCTAAAAAATAGAATAATTGATGGCATTGCAGACAGGCGCTTCAATGAAATGAAAGATTCGGACTATGCGTGGAAAAAAAAAGAAGCATTTATTTCGATTATGAAGAATACTCGTGTTGTATCCCCAAAAGAGGTTGATAAGGTTCTCGAAGACAGGGATGTTTTTATAAAAAAGCTTAAAGGTTTAAGTGATGTATGGGCAGATAAACTTAAAAACTACTTTAAAGAAATTATGATTGAAGAGGTCCCGGTTACTCTTTTACCCATTACCGAAATCGAAAGAGCAGCTTCAATTTTTGATACAATGAATACCGCAGGAACCCCATTAAGTACTTTTGACTTATTTTCTGCAAAATGGGCAAAATCATCCGAATCAACTCTTGGTGAGAATATTCGGCAAAGTCTTGAGAAGCTCGAAGAAGAGGCAATACCAAGTTTCTTTTTGAAGGATTTGCAGAGTAAAAAGAAGCTCACTTTTGACAAAATGAACTTAACTTCATCTGATGATAGTCGCTCACTTGAAAAGGTTATTAAAGATCAGTTTCTTAATTTATTATCTTTAAATAATACGAGGGCTGAGAATTTAGAAAATAATGAATACAAGAGAAACGAACTTGAGGCAATTAAGAGAACAACAATACTACAGCTTAATACATCTCAAATTGATAAGGTTTACAAATGCACAATTCAAGGGCTCTATCGTGCTAACTTATTTTGCTTTTATAGGTTAGGCATTGGTGGAATAATAAACTTGCCATATACATTAATGATTCTACCAATTGCTATCCTATTAGCTGAAGATAAAAATTGGAATTCAGAAAAAATTGTTGCAAGAGTTGAATTATGGTATTGGGTTTCTATATTCAGTGGACATTACAGAGATTCTCAAAATAGGAAAGCGATTGAAGATATAGAACATTTGCAAAAATATTCTAGTGGCGACGTTAAAAATTTTGAAAAGAGAAGAGAGGATATATTTAAAAATAATGGTTATTCAAAATTAGAGAACTTCTTACCATTTGATGAAAAAACTGGAATGCGAGAAATGGATTTAGATTCATGTCCTGGAGCAATAGTTAGCTCCTTCCTAGCGTTTCAATTGAGAAAAACACCTCGATTCATTATAAAGAATACTAAAAAAATGAATATAATTGATACGATTGACGATAAACTAGAGAAACACCATTTAATACCTCTGGGCTCTACAGTTGACAAGTTCACAAGCAGTACCTCAAGCCTAAGAAAAGATAAAAATAATATTTTAAATTCAGTTCTAAACTTAGCATATGTTACGAGCTCAGAAAATCGATCCATTAGCGATATGAAAATTAACGAATACATAAAAATAGATAATTTTCCTTTATCAGATTACTACTTACAGGACAAAATTTTTAAAACTGAGGACTGGAAATCTAAGCCTACAATATATCAAGCATTAAAATCTAGATTTCATGCATTTGAAGATGCAGTGAATAAACATTTAGTCGACTTAGAGAATACCATTGATTGA